Proteins encoded in a region of the Pseudomonas sp. PDNC002 genome:
- the ubiM gene encoding 5-demethoxyubiquinol-8 5-hydroxylase UbiM produces the protein MHVDIAIVGAGPAGLCLARSLSGNGLSILLIDRQPLAAVAEPAEDGREIALTHASRAELQRLGMWSRIDPEEVSPLRDAQVLNGPSLFTLRIEAEQAGAQQLGYFVSNQMIRRAAFDAVHECPDVSLVCGRALRSLRVEPSGVDLTLDDDSRVHARLLVAADSRFSETRRMLGIGAHMEDFGKTMMVCRMAHEKPHHNVAWEWFGYGQTLALLPINGDRSSVVLTLPQREMAPLLEMDENAFAGEMERRFDRRLGGMQLLGPRHSYPLVGVYSDRFVGPRSALIGDAAVGMHPVTAHGFNFGLQSQRRLANEILATHRRGGDIGGVWPLRRYAMAHRLATWPLYQATRLIVGMYTDPRPPVRLLRNAGLRLAQNLPPLRTAIARHLTQGA, from the coding sequence ATGCACGTGGACATCGCCATTGTCGGCGCCGGCCCCGCCGGGCTCTGCCTGGCCCGCTCGTTGTCGGGCAACGGCCTGTCGATCCTGCTGATCGACCGCCAGCCGCTGGCCGCCGTGGCCGAGCCCGCCGAGGACGGCCGGGAGATCGCCCTGACCCACGCCTCCCGCGCCGAGCTGCAGCGCCTGGGCATGTGGTCGCGGATCGACCCAGAGGAAGTCTCGCCGCTGCGCGACGCCCAGGTGCTCAACGGTCCGTCGCTGTTCACCCTGCGTATCGAGGCCGAGCAGGCCGGTGCGCAGCAGCTGGGCTATTTCGTGTCGAACCAGATGATCCGCCGCGCCGCCTTCGATGCGGTACACGAATGCCCGGATGTCTCGCTGGTCTGCGGGCGTGCGCTGCGCTCGCTGCGTGTCGAACCGAGCGGCGTGGACCTGACGCTGGACGATGACAGCCGTGTCCATGCGCGCTTGCTGGTGGCGGCCGACAGCCGCTTCTCCGAGACGCGGCGCATGCTCGGCATCGGCGCGCACATGGAGGACTTCGGCAAGACCATGATGGTCTGCCGCATGGCCCACGAGAAACCGCACCACAACGTCGCCTGGGAATGGTTCGGCTACGGCCAGACCCTGGCACTGCTGCCGATCAATGGTGATCGCTCCTCCGTGGTGCTGACCCTGCCGCAGCGCGAGATGGCGCCGCTGCTGGAAATGGACGAAAACGCCTTCGCCGGCGAGATGGAGCGCCGTTTCGACCGTCGCCTGGGTGGCATGCAGTTGCTCGGCCCGCGCCACAGCTATCCGCTGGTGGGCGTCTACTCCGACCGCTTCGTCGGCCCGCGCAGCGCGTTGATCGGCGATGCCGCCGTCGGCATGCACCCGGTCACGGCGCACGGCTTCAACTTCGGCTTGCAGAGCCAGCGCCGGCTGGCCAACGAAATCCTCGCGACCCATCGTCGGGGCGGCGACATCGGCGGAGTCTGGCCATTGCGCCGGTATGCCATGGCCCACCGGTTGGCGACCTGGCCGCTGTACCAGGCGACCCGATTGATCGTCGGCATGTACACCGATCCGCGTCCGCCGGTGCGCCTGTTGCGCAATGCCGGCCTGCGCCTGGCGCAGAACCTGCCGCCGTTGCGCACGGCCATCGCCAGGCACCTGACGCAGGGGGCATAA